A genomic stretch from Sphingobacterium sp. ML3W includes:
- a CDS encoding helix-hairpin-helix domain-containing protein translates to MTYFKFNKTEQNGFFVILVIIIVFSIIYSLVSREDKNDPIAHQARVFEQSFHDSTDVEDYPNKKFKVADVHLEKRVARSGPDPGIENNVVDTKLFYFDPNNLSVEAWRELGLSDKQIAVIKNYEKKGGRFKDKNDVRKMYSINAKLYKKLEPFIRIKVETTGPSTVAKAPLLYDKFETNHAELIDLNTCDTIALMSLKGIGTILSKRILKYKEVLGGFYRIEQLKEVYGVTSETYELIKDYITVSNLEGIKKININQIDANSLGKHPYLSPKDAKLIVNYRDQHGNYANIEDFTKIGTLSDLAIAKIAPYLIFENDSR, encoded by the coding sequence TGGGTTCTTTGTTATATTGGTGATAATCATCGTCTTTAGTATTATATATTCCCTTGTTAGTAGAGAAGATAAAAATGACCCGATTGCCCATCAAGCAAGGGTTTTTGAGCAGTCATTTCATGATTCAACTGATGTCGAAGATTATCCAAATAAGAAATTTAAGGTAGCCGATGTTCATTTGGAAAAGAGGGTAGCACGTTCAGGTCCGGATCCCGGTATAGAAAATAACGTTGTAGATACTAAGCTATTTTATTTTGATCCCAATAATTTATCTGTAGAAGCATGGCGCGAGCTTGGCCTCTCGGATAAGCAAATTGCTGTGATCAAGAACTACGAGAAAAAAGGTGGCCGGTTTAAAGATAAAAATGATGTTAGGAAAATGTATTCCATCAATGCAAAATTATACAAAAAACTAGAACCCTTTATCCGCATTAAAGTGGAGACAACAGGTCCAAGTACGGTAGCTAAAGCCCCCTTGCTTTACGATAAATTTGAAACCAATCATGCCGAACTTATAGATCTTAATACCTGTGACACAATAGCCTTGATGAGCCTCAAAGGGATCGGTACAATTCTTTCTAAACGCATTTTGAAATATAAAGAGGTGCTTGGCGGTTTCTATCGGATAGAGCAGCTAAAAGAAGTTTATGGTGTCACTTCGGAAACATATGAACTCATTAAGGACTATATTACGGTGTCTAATTTAGAGGGAATCAAAAAAATCAATATTAACCAGATTGATGCCAATTCATTGGGCAAACATCCGTATCTTAGCCCAAAGGATGCGAAATTAATAGTTAATTATCGAGATCAACATGGCAATTATGCTAATATAGAAGATTTTACCAAGATAGGTACACTTTCAGATCTTGCTATTGCTAAAATCGCGCCGTATTTAATATTTGAGAATGATTCAAGATAA
- a CDS encoding adenine phosphoribosyltransferase codes for MIQDKLKLEIRDIVDFPKPGIVFKDITPLLKDAELCNEMIDAIIDQLQGIEIDAIAGIESRGFLFGFLLANRLGLPFIPIRKQGKLPFKTISESYALEYGQATIEIHEDAFEKGSRILIHDDLLATGGTVVAASKLIEKLGGVIAAYSFIISLDFLKAKGRLSRFSDTISSLVSY; via the coding sequence ATGATTCAAGATAAATTGAAACTGGAAATCCGGGATATTGTGGATTTTCCAAAACCGGGTATTGTATTCAAAGATATTACCCCCTTGTTGAAAGATGCTGAACTTTGCAATGAAATGATCGACGCGATTATTGACCAACTTCAAGGAATAGAAATTGATGCTATTGCAGGTATTGAAAGCCGTGGATTTCTTTTTGGATTTTTACTTGCCAACAGATTAGGATTGCCCTTTATTCCAATTCGTAAGCAAGGAAAATTACCATTTAAAACGATTTCTGAGTCTTATGCGCTAGAATATGGTCAGGCAACGATAGAAATTCATGAAGATGCATTCGAAAAAGGTAGCCGTATTTTGATCCATGATGATCTGTTGGCAACGGGCGGGACTGTCGTCGCAGCAAGCAAACTTATTGAAAAATTGGGCGGAGTGATTGCAGCCTATAGTTTTATCATTTCATTGGATTTTCTCAAAGCAAAAGGCAGATTGTCTCGATTTAGTGATACGATCTCCTCGTTGGTGAGCTATTAA